A single Osmerus mordax isolate fOsmMor3 chromosome 7, fOsmMor3.pri, whole genome shotgun sequence DNA region contains:
- the c7h1orf174 gene encoding UPF0688 protein C1orf174 homolog: MKQKRMPGRLYNLKRRKCSSGTRGSIKCSVKKEVKKTRPELAHPKSEMSHNESSLDACSRQEHSTLMLPDISCDCQDREKHPSCGAAPDPGESEGKENCLGPEQNHCRMNSLSETMEGNNTEKYVDNYIFPDDNSNQILPVEQFFGNLEVVQDCPQRPAITSTWGKREHKRRRYYAKQDSDEEGCSDMQQDDSEGS, encoded by the exons ATGAAGCAAAAACGG ATGCCTGGTCGACTGTACAACTTGAAGCGCCGGAAGTGCAGCTCGGGGACAAGGGGTTCAATTAAG TGTTCTGTGAAAAAAGAGGTGAAAAAAACAAGGCCCGAATTGGCCCACCCAAAAAGTGAGATGTCTCACAACGAATCGAGCCTAGATGCTTGTAGCAGACAAGAACATTCTACACTGATGCTTCCGGACATCAGCTGTGACTGTCAGGATAGGGAGAAACATCCAAGTTGCGGAGCTGCACCAGACCCCGGGGAGAGTGAAGGCAAAGAGAATTGCTTGGGACCGGAACAAAACCATTGCAGAATGAACAGTTTATCAGAGACAATGGAAGGAAACAATACAGAAAAATATGTTGACAATTATATTTTCCCAGATGACAACAGTAACCAGATACTTCCAGTAGAACAATTCTTTGGAAATCTGGAAGTTGTACAG GACTGTCCTCAGAGACCAGCCATCACTTCCACCTGGGGTAAGCGGGAGCACAAGAGGCGACGTTATTATGCCAAACAGGACAGCGATGAGGAAGGCTGCTCTGACATGCAGCAAGATGACAGTGAAGGGAGTTAG
- the b3gnt7l gene encoding UDP-GlcNAc:betaGal beta-1,3-N-acetylglucosaminyltransferase 7, like: protein MDFFFRRKRVLKTLLSLSLVFASLLMIQKFKLVENSFKDNDDIDTKNGDRWWGVGLQRDLHKGKGDFSKSSLGNYSPSVLGDVDAQRVTVSNATPASWDVHVMNCSEDSDARNQDWFRLLDPRFHQFVLHRHCRYFPMLINHPDKCRDGEVHLLMVVKSVIEQHDRRDAVRKTWGKEQTVNGKKIKTLFLLGSPTNGKDTKILQKLIEYENRIYGDILQWDFMDTFFNLTLKEINFLKWFDIHCSSAKFIFKGDDDVFVNTDNLLELISFKIEDRKVLNMFVGDTISKAIPIRNRQSKYYIPKELYDKPYPPYVGGGGFVMSSQLARRLFVVSEDLELYPIDDVFLGMCLQKLHLAPEMHPGFRTFGIMKRRVSPMNSEPCFYKNLIVVHKLSPDELLRMWSVVQNEDLVCAKRTAI from the coding sequence atggattttttttttcggAGAAAGAGGGTGTTAAAAACTCTGTTGAGTTTGTCTCTAGTTTTTGCGTCGTTACTGATGATCCAAAAATTTAAGCTTGTGGAAAACAGCTTTAAGGACAATGATGATATTGATACAAAAAATGGAGACAGATGGTGGGGAGTAGGCCTACAACGGGATTTACACAAAGGGAAAGGTGACTTTAGTAAAAGTAGTTTAGGTAACTACTCGCCGTCTGTTTTGGGGGATGTGGATGCTCAACGAGTGACAGTCTCCAACGCAACTCCGGCCTCCTGGGATGTGCATGTCATGAATTGCAGTGAAGATTCAGACGCCAGGAACCAGGACTGGTTTCGACTTCTGGATCCTAGGTTCCATCAGTTTGTTCTGCATCGACACTGTCGATACTTCCCCATGTTGATAAATCACCCGGATAAatgcagggatggagaggtCCATTTGCTTATGGTGGTGAAATCCGTTATAGAACAACACGATAGGCGAGATGCAGTGCGCAAGACGTGGGGGAAAGAACAGACAGTAAATGGGAAGAAAATTAAAACGTTGTTTCTTTTAGGAAGTCCAACAAATGGGAAAGATACCAAAATTCTTCAGAAGTTGATCGAGTACGAGAACAGGATTTATGGAGATATACTTCAGTGGGATTTCATGGACACCTTTTTCAACCTCACATTAAAAGAGATAAATTTTCTCAAATGGTTTGATATTCACTGCTCAAGTGCCAAGTTCATATTCAAAGGAGATGATGACGTTTTTGTCAATACAGACAATTTATTGGAACTTATTAGTTTCAAGATTGAAGATCGTAAAGTGTTGAACATGTTCGTAGGAGACACAATTTCCAAAGCCATCCCTATAAGGAACCGTCAAAGTAAATACTACATTCCCAAAGAGCTGTATGATAAGCCATATCCACCTTATGTTGGAGGTGGCGGTTTTGTAATGTCCTCGCAACTAGCTAGGAGACTTTTCGTTGTCTCTGAGGATTTGGAACTCTACCCAATTGATGACGTGTTTTTGGGAATGTGCCTACAGAAGCTTCACTTGGCTCCAGAAATGCACCCAGGTTTTAGGACATTTGGCATAATGAAGCGCAGAGTGAGCCCAATGAACAGCGAACCCTGCTTTTACAAAAACCTCATCGTTGTTCATAAACTGAGCCCAGATGAGTTACTCAGGATGTGGAGTGTAGTGCAAAATGAGGACCTTGTTTGCGCTAAGAGAACTGCAATTTAG
- the dffb gene encoding DNA fragmentation factor subunit beta: MELESMSSKQLVRNKLVKLRSLNGTKKYGLAASNLKVLLKKGCQFLQVHSEGSHICLYEDGTVLTEHYFQTLPDNVELVLLAKEETWNGFVCDIGRLLDTDMHSDHVIEEARKLLSDEQSPKKRKLLGDLLLHLKDCSEAESRKEDGEWFHGIDVRFKTKSSYMKYNCESRIRGYMKEVNGYAKNIEKPKVRAEYIKTAACLVSKLKSDKYHGWYFDRTENDCLCTAEGWFTCQGAFDKEECKSLHSINPYGNRESRIMFSTWNLDHRIEKKRTVIPALVEALQNHKSSDINLDYFYKLLFTTDNLKLVHIVCHKKGTHDLVCDKRKMYQQRKKH, encoded by the exons ATGGAATTGGAAAGCATGTCTAGTAAACAATTGGTGAGAAACAAACTTGTCAAACTCAGAAGTCTCAACGGCACGAAGAAGTATGGGTTGGCCGCATCAAATCTAAAAGTTCTTCTCAAAAAGGGATGCCAATTTTTACAG GTGCACTCGGAAGGCTCGCATATTTGCTTGTATGAAGATGGAACAGTATTGACAGAGCACTACTTCCAAACTCTTCCGGACAATGTCGAACTGGTTCTTCTAGCGAAGGAGGAGACATGGAACGGAT TTGTATGTGACATAGGCCGGTTACTGGACACGGACATGCACTCAGACCACGTGATAGAGGAAGCGCGGAAACTTCTCTCTGACGAGCAGTCTCCAAAAAAACGCAAACTATTGGGGGACCTACTACTTCACTTGAAGGACTGCTCTGAAGCtgagagcaggaaggaagatGGGGAGTGGTTCCACG GTATTGACGTTCGATTCAAGACCAAATCATCCTACATGAAGTATAACTGTGAGAGCCGGATTAGGGGTTACATGAAAGAG GTGAACGGCTAtgccaaaaacattgaaaaaccCAAAGTCAGAGCTGAGTACATAAAAACTGCAGCATGTCTAGTGAGTAAACTGAAATCTGACAAGTACCATGGCTGGTACTTTGACAGGACAGAGAATGATTGCCTATGTACCGCAGAGGGCTGGTTCACTTGCCAG GGTGCATTTGACAAAGAAGAATGCAAGTCCCTTCATTCTATCAACCCATATGGCAATCGAGAAAGCAGAATTATGTTTAGCACATGGAACCTGGACCACCG GATTGAGAAGAAGAGAACGGTGATCCCTGCTTTGGTGGAGGCACtacagaaccacaagagcagtGACATCAACCTGGATTATTTCTATAAACTACTGTTCACCACAGACAATCTAAAACTGGTGCATATTGTCTGTCATAAGAAGGGTACTCATGACCTGGTATGTGACAAGAGGAAAATGTACCAACAGAGAAAAAAACATTGA